One Saccharomyces kudriavzevii IFO 1802 strain IFO1802 genome assembly, chromosome: 4 genomic region harbors:
- the LDB17 gene encoding Ldb17p (similar to Saccharomyces cerevisiae LDB17 (YDL146W); ancestral locus Anc_7.324): MILDPLSPNIENHTQDEIIEFWEKAESIANIPKDNLHEFQVNSNLVAYVKFATDSYKVFINTDRDLYRMSLILLESPLFEFKKEFCLSKLQSMLNIDLLEMNMKFIIVYILLCEAKKNVHSLEIMLEFQGFNVFYNTLYTQFAYLSKYGKEKAIAYKQRYPSGISATATTSDNLNRSLTDIDLAIIDEMKQISTVLMDLLFQILKYCKCVIANLQIVDDFFVYFLMKSIRSDTMDDMFNNAQFKLLLAFNEQYMMFTKEYDIENKVYKYLINGAVSKCFTELLLLKFNRVSDPPLQIMMCKIIYLVLTPRGDYVPTNFFYTNDLNVLIDVLIRELQNISENEEILRNTLLRVLLPLLKHTQLSKTHYRKDDLNKLLKYLSTLDNICADSPVLHEHQVTVNLSQKCLQQIPWLEASSASPDESSSASSSTTSRNSSIVNFGSSDSQNFLARKGHLYSNRELDVSAESLTKRKARAPPPPPPPSRKYETSK, encoded by the coding sequence ATGATACTAGATCCATTATCTccaaatattgaaaatcataCCCAAGATGAAATAATTGAGTTTTGGGAAAAAGCTGAATCCATTGCTAACATACCAAAAGATAACTTACATGAGTTCCAAGTTAACTCAAACCTGGTTGCCTACGTAAAGTTTGCTACTGATTCCTATAAAGTTTTTATCAATACTGATCGTGATCTCTATCGGATGTCGCTAATTTTATTGGAATCGCCTTTATTCGAATTTAAGAAAGAGTTTTGCCTGAGCAAATTGCAGTCAATGCTTAATATAGATCTTCTGGAAATGAATATGAAGTTTATCATTGTTTACATTCTTCTCTGTGaggcgaaaaaaaatgttcattCCTTAGAAATTATGCTTGAATTCCAGGGGTTTAACGTATTCTATAATACTCTGTACACTCAGTTTGCCTATTTGAGCAAATacggaaaagaaaaggcaaTTGCTTACAAACAACGGTATCCCTCTGGCATCTCTGCCACAGCTACAACTTCAGATAATTTGAATAGGAGTTTGACTGACATTGATTTGGCTATAATAGATGAAATGAAACAAATCTCCACTGTTTTAATGGATTTgttatttcaaatcttgaaataCTGTAAATGCGTGATTGCTAATCTCCAAATTGTCGacgatttttttgtttactttttgatgaagtcAATAAGATCAGACACTATGGATGATATGTTCAACAATGCACAGTTTAAGTTGCTGTTGGCTTTTAATGAACAATATATGATGTTTACTAAAGAGTACgatattgaaaacaaagtttACAAGTACCTGATTAATGGGGCGGTTTCGAAATGCTTCACTGAGTTGTTGCTACTAAAATTCAATAGAGTATCTGACCCTCCTTTACAAATCATGATGTGCAAAATTATATATCTAGTCTTGACACCAAGAGGCGATTATGTCCcaacaaatttcttttatacCAATGATCTAAATGTCCTTATTGATGTATTGATAAGAGAGCTCCAAAATATtagtgaaaatgaagagataTTGAGAAATACCCTTTTAAGGGTTTTGCTACCCTTACTAAAGCACACACAATTATCCAAGACACATTATAGAAAGgatgatttgaataaattgCTAAAGTATTTGTCAACTTTAGATAACATATGTGCTGACAGCCCGGTGTTACATGAACACCAGGTCACGGTGAACTTATCACAAAAAtgtcttcaacaaattccTTGGTTAGAGGCATCGTCAGCGTCCCCAGATGAAAGTTCATCAGCCTCTAGTAGTACAACTAGTAGAAACTCCAGCATAGTCAACTTTGGGAGTTCAGATAgtcaaaatttcttggctCGTAAAGGCCATCTTTATAGTAATCGTGAATTAGATGTTTCTGCAGAATCTTTGACTAAAAGAAAGGCCAGAGCCCCACCTCCGCCTCCACCCCCATCAAGAAAGTATGAAACTTCGAAATAa
- the COP1 gene encoding coatomer subunit alpha (similar to Saccharomyces cerevisiae COP1 (YDL145C); ancestral locus Anc_7.322): MKMLTKFESKSTRAKGIAFHPSRPWVLVALFSSTIQLWDYRMGTLLHRFEDHEGPVRGLDFHPTQPIFVSAGDDYTIKVWSLDTNKCLYTLSGHLDYVRTVFFHRELPWIISASDDQTIRIWNWQNRKEIACLTGHNHFVMCAQFHPTDDLIVSASLDETIRIWDISGLRKRHSAPGTNSFEEQMNAQQNLLDGSLGDCVVKFILEGHTRGVNWASFHPTLPLIVSASDDRQVKLWRMSATKAWEVDTCRGHTNNVDSVIFHPHQNLIISVGEDKTLRVWDLDKRTPVKQFKRENDRFWLIAAHPHINLFGAAHDSGIMVFKLDRERPCSFIHQNQLFFVNAEKQIQSFNYQKRVASLPYASLKGIGQPWDAFRSISYNPSQHSILVNEANGKFALVILPKEPVGAVEPTNVTQDTGTFATFVGRNRFVIYNKNSESVEVRSLENKITRNIKVEETVRTIVAAGPGSVLVIHPREVVLFDVQQGKRVTQLAVKNVKYVSWSQDGQYVALMSKHTITLATKRLELINSMHETIRIKSAAWDETGVLIYSTLNHIRYSLLNGDRGIIKTLEKTLYITKVQGKLVYCLNRDGEIEILTIDPTEYRFKKALVNQNFPEVLRLIKNSNLVGQNIISYLQKSGYPEIALQFVQDPHIRFDLALEYGNLNVALGEAKKLNDSAAWERLNQEALAQGNTGLAEMIYQTQHSFDKLSFLYLVTGDISKLSKMQSIAQNREDFGSMLLNTFYNNSTKERSNIFAEAASLPLAYAVAKANGDDTAASAFLKQAEIDEQDVTLPDQINASNFVQKPVISEPLEKWPLKEAELSYFEKAVLGQIDDLNIEDDVPEEHAAQEIEEPLAEESFNDMDIGEDEGAWDLGDEDLDVGEVLPEEVEEGEVSSPAQEAETAIWIKNSKLPAVLVAAGAFDAAAQALKKQVGVVEFEPLKKYFINIYEGCRTYMPSTPCELPAQLGYIRAYDDTVSENRILPYVPGLDIINEKMNDGYKNFKLNKLDVAIECFREAIYRITLLMVDDSEDEKLARKVLETAREYILGLSIELERRSLKEGNIVRMLELAAYFTKAKLSPIHRTNALQVAMSQHFKHKNFLQASYFAGEFLKIISSGPRADQARKIKSKADSMASDAIPIDFDPYAKFDICAATYKPIYEDTPSVSDPLTGSKYVITEKDKIDRIAMISKIGAPASGLRIRV; encoded by the coding sequence atgaagatgttaACTAAATTCGAATCAAAGTCCACCAGGGCCAAGGGCATTGCCTTCCACCCTTCCAGACCTTGGGTCTTGGTGGCTTTGTTCTCCTCCACCATCCAATTATGGGATTACAGAATGGGAACGCTGCTTCACAGATTTGAAGACCACGAAGGTCCGGTCCGTGGGCTAGATTTCCATCCAACCCAACCTATTTTTGTCTCTGCAGGTGACGACTACACCATCAAAGTCTGGTCTTTGGACACCAACAAATGCTTGTATACTTTAAGCGGGCATTTGGATTATGTTCGTACCGTGTTTTTCCACCGTGAATTGCCCTGGATCATATCCGCCTCTGATGACCAGACCATAAGAATTTGGAACTGGCAAAACCGTAAAGAAATTGCTTGTTTGACTGGCCACAATCATTTTGTCATGTGCGCTCAATTTCATCCTACTGATGATCTGATCGTTTCCGCCTCTTTGGATGAGACCATCAGAATTTGGGATATCTCTGGtttaagaaaaagacattCTGCCCCTGGTACCAACTCATTCGAGGAGCAAATGAATGCCCAACAAAACCTGTTGGACGGCTCTCTTGGCGACTGCGTGGTGAAGTTCATTCTAGAAGGCCACACAAGAGGTGTCAACTGGGCCTCATTCCACCCGACTTTACCATTGATCGTCTCCGCCAGTGATGATCGTCAAGTTAAGTTATGGAGAATGAGCGCCACCAAGGCTTGGGAAGTTGACACTTGTAGAGGTCATACCAATAATGTGGATAGTGTCATTTTCCACCCGCATCAAAACTTAATTATTTCTGTTGGGGAAGATAAAACCCTAAGAGTTTGGGACCTCGACAAGAGAACCCCAGTAAAACAATTCAAGAGAGAGAACGATAGATTTTGGTTGATTGCAGCTCATCCTCATATCAATTTATTTGGTGCGGCTCACGATTCTGGTATCATGGTTTTCAAATTAGACCGTGAAAGACCATGCAGTTTTATCCATCAAAACCAATTGTTTTTCGTCAATGCGGAAaagcaaattcaaagtttcaattatcaaaaaagagTCGCTTCATTACCTTACGCCTCGTTAAAGGGCATTGGCCAACCTTGGGATGCGTTCAGAAGTATATCATACAACCCCTCTCAACACTCCATTTTGGTTAATGAGGCAAATGGCAAATTTGCTCTCGTGATTCTACCAAAAGAGCCTGTGGGTGCAGTCGAACCAACAAACGTCACCCAAGATACAGGTACCTTTGCCACTTTTGTTGGCCGTAATAGATTTGTTATTTACAACAAGAACTCTGAATCTGTGGAAGTCCGTtccttggaaaataaaatcacTAGAAACATTAAAGTGGAGGAAACGGTAAGAACTATTGTAGCTGCCGGCCCCGGATCTGTTTTGGTCATACATCCTCGAGAAGTTGTTCTTTTCGATGTTCAGCAGGGCAAAAGGGTTACTCAATTAGCTGTTAAGAACGTCAAGTACGTTTCTTGGTCCCAAGACGGTCAATATGTTGCATTAATGAGCAAGCATACCATAACTCTTGCTACCAAAAGGTTAGAGCTGATTAACTCCATGCATGAAACAATTAGGATCAAAAGTGCTGCCTGGGATGAAACTGGTGTTTTGATTTACTCAACTTTGAATCACATTAGATATTCGCTATTGAACGGTGATAGGGGTATTATCAAGACTTTGGAAAAGACCCTGTATATCACAAAGGTTCAAGGAAAATTAGTTTACTGTTTAAATCGTGATGGTGAGATTGAAATTCTAACCATCGACCCAACAGAATACCGTTTCAAAAAGGCCTTAGTCAATCAAAACTTTCCAGAAGTTTTACGTCTAATAAAGAACTCTAACTTAGTAGGTCAAAACATCATCTCCTATTTACAGAAATCAGGTTATCCAGAGATTGCCTTACAGTTCGTCCAAGATCCACATATTCGTTTCGATTTGGCTTTGGAATATGGTAATTTGAATGTTGCCCTAGGTGAGGCCAAAAAACTAAACGATTCTGCTGCTTGGGAAAGATTAAACCAAGAAGCATTGGCTCAAGGTAATACTGGCTTAGCAGAAATGATTTACCAAACCCAACATTCCTTTGATAAGCTATCCTTCCTGTATTTGGTCACTGGTGACATTAGCAAACTGTCTAAAATGCAAAGTATTGCTCAAAACCGTGAAGATTTCGGAAGTATGTTATTAAACACTTTCTACAACAATTCCACCAAGGAAAGGTCCAATATTTTTGCTGAGGCCGCCTCTTTACCGTTAGCTTATGCTGTAGCAAAGGCTAACGGAGACGACACAGCAGCTTCAGCGTTTCTGAAGCAAGCAGAAATTGATGAGCAAGATGTCACTTTGCCAGATCAAATTAATGCTTCAAATTTCGTTCAAAAACCGGTGATATCGGAACCACTTGAAAAATGGCCACTAAAAGAGGCTGAATTATcttattttgaaaaggctgTTTTAGGTCAAATTGATGATTTAAATATAGAAGATGATGTTCCAGAAGAACATGCCGCTcaagaaatagaagaacCACTTGCCGAAGAAAGCTTCAATGACATGGATATTGGTGAGGACGAAGGCGCCTGGGATTTGGGCGATGAAGATTTGGATGTGGGAGAAGTGTTACCTGAAGAAGTCGAAGAAGGTGAAGTCTCCTCCCCAGCACAAGAAGCTGAAACAGCCATCTGGATCAAAAACTCCAAGCTCCCTGCTGTCTTAGTTGCTGCTGGTGCCTTTGACGCCGCTGCTCAAGCTTTGAAGAAACAGGTGGGTGTTGTCGAGTTTGAACcgttgaagaaatattttatcaACATATACGAGGGTTGCAGAACATACATGCCTAGTACACCCTGCGAACTCCCTGCTCAATTAGGATATATCAGAGCATATGATGACACGGTAAGTGAAAACCGAATTCTACCATACGTTCCCGGTCTCGATATTATTAACGAGAAAATGAACGATGGTTACAAAAACTTTAAATTGAACAAGTTGGACGTCGCGATTGAATGCTTCAGAGAAGCCATCTACCGTATCACGTTATTGATGGTCGATGACtcagaagatgaaaaattggctCGTAAGGTATTAGAAACTGCTAGAGAGTATATATTAGGTTTATCCATTGAATTGGAACGTCGTTCATTAAAAGAAGGAAACATCGTACGCATGCTTGAGCTGGCCGCATACTTTACAAAGGCCAAATTATCACCAATTCATCGTACCAATGCCCTGCAAGTGGCTATGTCACAACATTTCAAGCacaaaaatttcttacAGGCGTCATATTTCGCAGGTGAATTTCTAAAAATCATCTCATCTGGTCCTCGTGCAGATCAAGCTCGTAAAATCAAAAGCAAAGCCGATTCTATGGCTAGCGATGCAATTCCAATCGACTTCGATCCCTACGCCAAGTTTGATATTTGTGCAGCTACTTACAAACCAATCTATGAAGACACACCTTCTGTTTCAGATCCATTAACTGGTAGTAAATATGTCATCACGGAAAAGGATAAAATAGATAGAATTGCTATGATTTCTAAGATTGGTGCCCCTGCTTCTGGACTAAGAATACGTGTATAA
- the SKDI04G1000 gene encoding uncharacterized protein (similar to Saccharomyces cerevisiae YDL144C; ancestral locus Anc_7.320), with product MSRVLVIGAGGVGVITALSLWLKRESDVSLVVRSDYDKVSEHGYTIESCDYGQLEGWRPHHIYRTVKEAAADANNKGYNYVVVTTKNIADGPADARVSSIIRPVLDQNKRLYGSQLTTHVLLVQNGINIEKEIWEEFPRDEYQYTVLSGIQLVGSTKVGTGRISQIGQDHLYCGAFDPQDGAAIQAANEFVRMYSNEGRNFAEFDPRVRYSRWKKLVYNAAINTATALVGLDVPRCLEFGVDRKSTEIEVFHPAMREIVAIAASEGIVIEEEFITMFTEITRNKVFKPSMCVDRDKSQLMELEVILGNPIRIARGNGVPTPTLSVLYNLLVLVQARLKEQKGLIKFDEKTARLVDE from the coding sequence ATGTCTAGAGTACTGGTTATTGGTGCAGGGGGCGTTGGAGTCATTACTGCGCTTTCGTTATGGTTGAAGCGAGAGAGTGATGTTTCCCTGGTGGTGAGGTCAGATTACGATAAGGTGTCGGAGCATGGTTACACGATCGAATCGTGCGACTATGGCCAACTGGAAGGGTGGAGGCCCCACCATATCTACAGAACTGTGAAAGAGGCTGCTGCGGATGCAAACAACAAGGGGTACAACTACGTCGTTGTGACTACAAAGAACATCGCAGACGGGCCTGCTGATGCCAGAGTGTCCAGCATCATCAGACCCGTGCTCGATCAGAACAAGAGGCTGTACGGGTCACAATTGACCACGCACGTTTTGCTGGTGCAGAACGGCATCAACATCGAGAAGGAGATTTGGGAAGAATTCCCCCGGGACGAGTACCAGTATACGGTGCTTTCTGGGATCCAACTGGTGGGGTCCACCAAGGTTGGGACCGGCCGCATCAGCCAGATCGGCCAGGACCACTTGTACTGTGGGGCGTTTGACCCGCAGGACGGCGCTGCCATCCAGGCTGCCAACGAGTTCGTCAGGATGTACAGCAACGAGGGACGCAACTTTGCGGAATTTGATCCCAGGGTCCGCTACTCGCGATGGAAGAAGCTGGTCTACAATGCTGCAATCAACACGGCCACGGCACTTGTCGGGCTGGATGTTCCCCGTTGCCTAGAGTTCGGCGTCGACAGGAAGAGCACGGAGATCGAGGTGTTCCATCCTGCCATGAGGGAGATCGTTGCCATTGCAGCAAGCGAGGGCATCGTCATCGAGGAGGAGTTCATAACGATGTTCACGGAGATTACCAGAAACAAAGTGTTCAAGCCATCCATGTGCGTGGACCGCGACAAGTCCCAGCTGATGGAGCTAGAAGTGATTCTGGGAAACCCCATAAGAATCGCTAGGGGAAATGGCGTCCCGACGCCCACTCTTTCCGTGCTTTACAATCTGCTTGTGCTAGTGCAGGCCAGGCTGAAGGAACAGAAGGGCCTGATAAAGTTCGACGAAAAGACTGCGCGTCTTGTGGACGAGTAG
- the CCT4 gene encoding chaperonin-containing T-complex subunit CCT4 (similar to Saccharomyces cerevisiae CCT4 (YDL143W); ancestral locus Anc_7.317): MSAKVPSNATFKNKEKPQEVRKANIIAARSVADAIRTSLGPKGMDKMIKTSRGEIIISNDGHTILKQMAILHPVARMLVEVSAAQDSEAGDGTTSVVILTGALLGAAERLLNKGIHPTIIAESFQRAAKRSVDILLEMCHRISLGDREQLVRAASTSLSSKIVSQYSSFLAPLAVDSVLNICDEDSKNVDLNDIRLVKKVGGTIDDTEMIDGVVLTQTAIKSAGGPTRKEKAKIGLIQFQISPPKPDTENNIIVNDYRQMDKILKEERAYLLNICKKIKKAKCNVLLIQKSILRDAVNDLALHFLSKLNIMVVKDIEREEIEFLSKGLGCKPIADLELFTEDRLGSADLVEEIDSDGSKIVKVIGIRNNNARPTVSVVIRGANNMIIDETERSLHDALCVIRCLVKERGLIAGGGAPEIEISRRLSKEARAMEGVQAFIWQEFASALEVIPTTLAENAGLNSIKVVTELRSKHENGELNDGISVRRSGTTNTYEEHILQPVLVSTSAITLASECVKSILRIDDIAFSR; this comes from the coding sequence ATGTCTGCTAAGGTCCCATCCAACGCTACGTTCAAGAACAAGGAGAAGCCCCAAGAAGTCCGCAAGGCCAACATCATTGCTGCGCGTTCTGTGGCCGATGCCATCCGTACTTCACTGGGCCCTAAGGGCATGGACAAAATGATCAAGACCTCTCGTGGAGAGATCATTATCTCCAATGACGGTCACACAATTTTGAAGCAGATGGCTATATTGCATCCGGTGGCCAGGATGCTGGTGGAAGTGTCTGCCGCGCAGGACTCTGAGGCCGGCGATGGTACTACATCCGTGGTGATCTTGACCGGTGCTCTCTTGGGTGCTGCAGAGAGACTGCTGAACAAGGGTATCCATCCAACCATCATTGCGGAGTCCTTCCAGAGGGCTGCGAAGAGGTCTGTGGATattcttttggaaatgTGCCATAGAATCTCGTTGGGCGATAGAGAGCAGTTGGTTCGTGCCGCATCCACATCTTTGAGTTCCAAGATCGTGTCACAATACTCCTCGTTTTTGGCGCCGCTGGCAGTGGACTCTGTTTTAAATATTTGCGATGAAGACTCCAAGAACGTGGACCTGAATGATATTAGACTGGTCAAGAAGGTCGGTGGTACCATCGATGATACAGAAATGATAGACGGTGTGGTCTTGACGCAAACAGCAATCAAATCTGCTGGCGGTCCGacaagaaaggaaaaggcGAAGATCGGGTTGATTCAGTTTCAAATATCTCCACCAAAGCCAGACACGGAAAACAACATCATTGTTAATGACTACAGACAAATGGATAAGATTCTCAAGGAGGAAAGAGCGTATCTGCTAAACAtctgtaaaaaaatcaaaaaggcCAAGTGTAACGTATTGTTGATTCAGAAGTCCATCTTGAGAGATGCCGTGAACGATTTGGCTCTTCATTTCCTGTCGAAGTTGAATATAATGGTGGTGAAGGACATCGAAAGGGAGGAAATCGAATTTTTGTCCAAGGGTCTGGGCTGTAAACCAATTGCCGATTTAGAGTTGTTCACAGAGGATAGATTGGGTTCCGCTGATTTAGTTGAAGAGATTGACAGCGATGGTTCCAAGATTGTTAAAGTAATCGGTATAAGAAACAACAACGCAAGACCAACCGTTTCTGTTGTCATCCGTGGTGCCAATAACATGATCATTGATGAAACCGAACGTTCTCTGCACGATGCATTATGTGTTATCCGTTGTTTAGTCAAGGAAAGAGGTTTAATCGCCGGTGGTGGCGCCcctgaaattgaaatttcccGTAGGTTAAGTAAAGAGGCAAGAGCTATGGAAGGTGTACAGGCTTTTATCTGGCAAGAATTTGCCTCTGCCTTGGAGGTCATTCCAACGACCTTGGCTGAAAATGCTGGTTTGAACAGTATCAAGGTTGTTACGGAACTGCGTTCCAAACACGAAAATGGTGAATTGAACGACGGTATCTCTGTTAGACGATCAGGCACCACGAACACTTATGAGGAACACATTTTACAACCTGTGCTTGTCAGTACTAGCGCGATCACTTTGGCCTCCGAATGCGTCAAATCAATCCTGCgtattgatgatattgcaTTCAGCCGTTAA
- the CRD1 gene encoding cardiolipin synthase (similar to Saccharomyces cerevisiae CRD1 (YDL142C); ancestral locus Anc_7.316) → MLPIYSRSASILKTIPRRPSYYILSGLTGHFQAGPQLKYSLFKERFKRGLATAPIEPSKNKNGLLNVPNILTLSRIACTPFIGIFIITNNLTSALGLFAFSSITDFMDGYIARRYGLKTVAGTILDPLADKLLMITTTLALSVPSGPQIIPVSIAGIILGRDVLLAIGALFIRYSTLKLKYPGRVAWSSYWDIVHYPSAEVRPSQLSKWNTFLQMIYLGSGVLLLLYEKQESEDETDEVFEDRKELFQKIFSYLGYITVTTTITSGACYALNRNAFKLLK, encoded by the coding sequence ATGTTGCCAATTTATTCACGCTCCGCATCGATTCTGAAAACTATACCGAGAAGGCCATCCTATTACATATTATCTGGGTTGACCGGACATTTTCAGGCAGGACCTCAACTAAAATACAGTCTCTTTAAAGAGCGGTTTAAGAGGGGATTGGCCACGGCTCCAATCGAGCCTTCCAAAAATAAGAATGGCCTACTCAACGTGCCCAACATTTTGACTTTATCTCGAATAGCATGCACGCCTTTCATTGGCATATTCATTATAACGAACAATTTGACCTCAGCATTAGGTCTGTTTGCATTCTCCAGCATCACTGATTTTATGGATGGGTACATAGCAAGAAGGTACGGCCTCAAAACAGTTGCGGGGACCATATTGGACCCACTTGCAGACAAACTACTCATGATCACCACGACCTTAGCACTATCCGTACCTTCAGGCCCTCAGATCATACCAGTGTCCATTGCAGGAATCATTTTGGGGAGGGATGTGTTGCTAGCGATAGGGGCTTTGTTTATACGATATAGcactttgaaattgaagtaTCCCGGTCGTGTGGCATGGAGTTCATATTGGGATATTGTTCACTATCCAAGCGCTGAAGTTAGACCTTCCCAACTATCAAAATGGAACACTTTTCTCCAAATGATATACCTTGGATCCGGTGTATTGCTGCTTTTGTATGAGAAGCAAGAGAGCGAGGACGAAACGGATGAGGTCTTCGAGGATAGAAAAGagctctttcaaaagatctttAGTTATTTAGGGTATATAACCGTCACTACTACAATCACGAGTGGGGCATGCTACGCTTTAAACAGAAATGCTTTCAAGCTTTTGAAgtaa
- the BPL1 gene encoding biotin--[acetyl-CoA-carboxylase] ligase BPL1 (similar to Saccharomyces cerevisiae BPL1 (YDL141W); ancestral locus Anc_7.315) has product MNVLVYNGPGTTPGSVKHAVESLRDFLEPYYAVSTVNVKVLQTEPWMSKTSAVVFPGGADLPYVQACQPIIPRLKQFVSKQGGVFIGFCAGGYFGSSRVEFAQGDPTMEVTGSRDLRFFPSTSRGPAYSGFQYNSEAGARAVGLDLPDGSQFSTYFNGGAVFVDADKFDNVEILATYTDHPDVPSSDSGKGQSENPAAVVLCNVGRGKVLLTGPHPEFNVRFMKKSTDKHFLETVVERLKAQETDRLKFMRTILTKTGLNCNNDFNYVRAPNLTPLFIASAPGKKKYLQEMEDNLLHHGARANDAEGCLELDAESDSFQFYKGYRASYNAASTSLLHKEPDEVPKALVFPAENEDTPPSQYVPNFDMKEYFRNLNAQNTLGSLLLYGEVVTSTSTILNNNKSLLDLVPENTLLHVGTIQVSGRGRGGNTWINPKGVCASTAVVTMPLQSPVTNRNVSVVFVQYLSMLAYCKAILSYAPGFSDIPVRIKWPNDLYALSPRYYKCKNLKLVNTGFEHTKLPLGDVEPAYLKISGLLVNTHFINNKYCLLLGCGINLTSDGPTTSLQTWIDILNEERQQLNLDLLPSIRVEKLQALYMNNLEVILKQFINYGAAVILPSYYDLWLHSNQIVTLTDHGNTKAMITGITEDYGLLIAKELVSGSSTQFTGNVYSLQPDGNTFDIFKSLIAKKVQV; this is encoded by the coding sequence ATGAATGTATTGGTCTACAATGGGCCGGGAACTACGCCGGGATCAGTTAAGCACGCGGTGGAAAGTTTACGTGACTTTTTGGAACCTTATTATGCTGTGAGTACGGTCAATGTCAAAGTATTGCAGACAGAGCCATGGATGTCAAAGACCTCAGCTGTGGTGTTCCCAGGTGGTGCAGATCTTCCGTATGTTCAAGCTTGCCAGCCCATTATTCCTCGATTGAAACAGTTTGTCAGCAAGCAAGGTGGTGTCTTCATTGGATTTTGTGCAGGAGGTTATTTCGGCAGTAGTCGTGTTGAATTCGCTCAAGGTGACCCAACGATGGAGGTAACAGGAAGCAGAGATTTACGTTTCTTTCCATCAACGAGCAGGGGACCTGCATACAGTGGATTTCAGTATAATAGTGAAGCTGGTGCACGTGCGGTAGGATTAGATCTTCCTGATGGATCGCAGTTCTCGACGTACTTCAACGGAGGAGCCGTTTTTGTTGATGCAGACAAGTTTGACAATGTCGAGATCCTGGCAACCTACACGGATCACCCTGATGttccttcttctgattCAGGCAAAGGTCAAAGTGAGAATCCAGCCGCTGTAGTGTTATGTAACGTTGGAAGAGGAAAGGTTTTATTGACTGGTCCCCATCCCGAGTTCAATGTTCGtttcatgaaaaaatccaCAGATAAACACTTTCTTGAAACTGTTGTTGAGAGGTTGAAAGCTCAGGAAACCGATAGATTAAAATTCATGAGAACAATCCTTACCAAGACTGGATTGAATTGTAATAATGACTTCAATTATGTTAGGGCCCCAAATTTAACCCCACTGTTTATAGCTAGCGCCCCAGGTAAGAAAAAGTATTTACAGGAGATGGAGGACAATTTGCTGCATCATGGCGCACGTGCAAATGATGCTGAGGGGTGCTTAGAATTGGATGCCGAAAGTgactcttttcaattttataaGGGTTACAGGGCCTCTTACAATGCGGCCAGCACGTCTTTACTTCATAAAGAACCAGATGAGGTTCCTAAGGCACTAGTATTTCCCgctgaaaatgaggatACTCCTCCGTCTCAATATGTACCCAATTTTGATATGAAAGAGTACTTCAGGAACTTGAATGCACAAAACACATTAGGTTCTTTACTTCTATATGGGGAAGTTGTTACGTCAACGAGTACCATattgaataataataaaagcTTATTGGATTTAGTCCCTGAAAACACCTTACTGCACGTGGGTACAATTCAAGTCTCTGGCCGTGGGAGGGGTGGGAATACTTGGATTAATCCTAAAGGTGTTTGTGCGTCGACGGCAGTAGTAACAATGCCACTTCAATCACCAGTAACTAATAGAAATGTATCTGTCGTTTTTGTCCAATATCTTTCCATGCTTGCCTATTGTAAAGCCATACTATCCTATGCACCTGGGTTTTCGGATATTCCTGTTAGGATTAAATGGCCTAACGACCTCTACGCCCTCAGTCCTAGGTATTATAAGTGTAAAAATTTAAAACTAGTTAATACTGGATTTGAACACACAAAGCTTCCTCTAGGTGATGTCGAGCCTGCTTACCTCAAGATTTCAGGTTTACTGGTCAACACTCACTTCATAAACAACAAATACTGTTTATTACTTGGTTGTGGTATAAATTTGACGAGCGACGGGCCTACGACTTCATTACAAACTTGGATTGACATCTTGAACGAGGAACGCCAACAATTGAACCTTGATTTATTGCCATCAATAAGGGTAGAAAAGCTGCAGGCTCTCTATATGAATAATCTCGAGGTCATATTGAAACAATTTATTAATTACGGGGCTGCGGTAATCTTGCCAAGTTACTATGATTTGTGGTTACACAGTAACCAAATTGTCACATTGACAGATCACGGAAATACGAAAGCCATGATTACCGGTATCACTGAGGACTATGGTTTATTGATTGCAAAGGAATTGGTAAGCGGTAGCTCTACCCAATTCACGGGAAACGTTTACAGTCTACAGCCCGATGGTAATACATTTGAtatcttcaaaagtttaATTGCTAAAAAAGTTCAAGTTTAA